Part of the Clarias gariepinus isolate MV-2021 ecotype Netherlands chromosome 25, CGAR_prim_01v2, whole genome shotgun sequence genome is shown below.
GCACCTGGGAAGGACCAGGCTAGAATCATGGATGTGAAGAATATGCGAGAATACATTGGCTGGCTGTATTACCAGTATCTCCTCATCACAGGCATCTACGTCCTGGAACCGTGGGAAAAGTCCATCTTCAATACGGTCCTCTTCACCATGGTGGCCATGGTGGTCTACACGTCGTATGTCTTCGTGCCTGTCCATGTGCGCCTGGCACTGGAGTTTTTCTCAGGACTGTGTGGGGAGCAACCAGAGAGTACTATAGCACTTATGAACTAAAATCTGAGCTGACATGGAACTTtgggtgttttgttttttttttttgagggggggggggcgtggGGGGGGCGTTGAGTTGTCTGTTTTCTCAGGAAGATTCAGGAGTGATAGAAGAAGAAAatgcaacatgaaaaaaatccatttttaaaCTGTCTCATCTAGCCCTTACAGTCACGTCGTACATGATGGTGCGGAATGGGACCCTGAATGAGTGCTTGTGCTTTGCATGACAGGATCAATCCGTCACTTATGATTGTTTGCTTGTGGCTGCTTCGCCAGTGGTTTTACCTATTATACCTCTGTCCAACCTGGCAATGAGAACAAAGTGTGCATTACctgctataatttttttttttcaacacaccaATCTTGTTTAAATCTGCATTTCTGTTCACTCTCCCTATGCAATGATGCTGCCCTAAgagcaaaagtaaaaaatattagcTGTTGGCTGTAATATCAATCATCTTGTAGGATTCCTGCAGAAATGCATCTACTTGAGCAATAGTTTAATTTCCTCCTCTGTTCAAGCACGAATCATATTTTATACACTATGCTTAAATGATCTGGTATGAAAAGAAAGATCAGCAAACTGTCTTCCATTCTGTCCTGAACAGTGCATGCGTTCACGTTTATACTgaaaaattatcattattaccaCTTCAATAATCCGTTAATTTtgtctgtatttatatattatgtgtCCACTTTTCTTTGCTCTTTTGGTCCATCTCCATCATATCCAGGAATGGATATTCCCCAGCCTGGAGATATAACCATCGTTTCTATGGCAGTTACGATGCTCAATCGTCATTCTTAcactacttactgtatgcaaATTAAGAACACCATTTAACcttacctgcatgtctttgggaggaaaccgaggAACCTGAAGAAAatccaccaaacatggggagaacctgcagactccactcacacactcccGAGGTGGGAAACGAACCCcagccctggaggtgcgaggccacagtggtAACCTCTAATCCACCGTGCTGCGCTACACACAATACTGGAATACTGAATATTTGGCTGGTTACAATGTCAGTTTTCAAAAGTTTTTGCACacttttttatgttctttatgCCATACACGTATTAATTGTATGAATGTTCAATTTGGAACTTACAAACTgattactacagtatgtatcgCTTATAAAGTCACAGCTTGTCATGACATTTTATATCACATTTCATAAATTCTGATATGTATATGCACATAATACATTTACTCAgtgaatgtttcttttttttacatgagatcgatttttcacaaataaagtaattttacaagatatatgtgtttttttatatgataCTAAAATGCTTCAGAACAGCTACAAAACTACATACAatcaacatatacagtacaaatcaaATAACCTTGATAGTGCTTTGTAGAAGCTTGGTTGCATTAATAAGTTGAATGCGTTGTGAAGGAGTTCAACTTGGAAGTTTTTCCTCCTAGAAGCCTGTGTAGTAGAAGTGTATGTAGGTAATTACTAGAAATTCTTCAGTTATCATCTGTCCTCAGATATTTTTAAGTGAGACCGTTATCATGCCAAAGTGAAGCTCTAGCTAATGTTGTATGTTGTTGGgtttttgtatttatgttttactgtatttatggtTTACTGAATTTCAGACCAAACTCAAGTTTCCACAACATTATCCTAACCCTACATACTCTCCATAAGCAAACACATGCTGGGGTTTTTGGCTATCATTTGCATCTTAAGGTTTATCCTGGAGCTATAACAGTTGACTTCGCCCGTTTCCTATAACGACGAACaggtgacaaattaaaggaaaaaataaacagagactATGTTGTACTTTGGGAGACACCATGCTGCAACAGTTCCTCTTAGAGGTTGAGCTTAGGTTGAGGTGTCAATGCAAATCAATACGATATACCTCTGACTGATCACCTTGTAAACCCCTGAggaaacattttgattttgatgGGAGTGGTTCCTTTCTGGTTGACCCCGCCCCCAACTAGGTATGAAGGCTTGCTAAAAGATTATTGAggtcatatatacagtacattaaattgcgagcataatttgttcccgCAAAGTATGCTTGTATATTACAACACTCGTATATTAAAGCGATTTTCCCTATAGGAAGTAATGGACACTagtcaaaaatatttatataaaaataattaatacaaaatataaagtaaaaataaaaccaattaacctgcactttaccttttaaaatcaTAGAGCCGACAGTTCTGTAACTTATGCCTTTATTGACAACAACAGAAAGGCATGAAATAGTTATTATTCTCCTCTCTGTGTCCAAACAGATAGCACATGCATGCCtgccacatgatactcgatgatacattggaaccttggattacgagcataattcgttccggaagcgggctcgtattccaaaacactcataaaccaaatttaattttcccagaagaaataatagaaacgtAAATTATTCGGTCCACagagcaaaaaaattaatacataaagataattaacacaaaatataaagtaaaaataaaacaaattaacctgcactttaccttaaaaaaaagtaaaaataaatcccgacagataagtgtatctgtttgtgtatatatgtgtgtgtgtgaatctaaactAAGcttccctctcccccttctcattttacacagttacccttccttcactctttttacacacacgcgcgcacaaatactgttttatcggaaaaataaacaagagatctctctaatgacacttgattgagtGACACACAAACGGAATcagtgctgtaaagtaaaaataagacaaatcaACCTGCACTTCAAGTGTATGTTGTGCACTTCAATCAAGACCCAGCAGTGGAGAcggttacccacaattccgcattgcaagagagagaaaaaccgtgatcacgtgacgctcagcgtcaaaacaagaagcgcatgcgtgatactcggtatcgtaaaccaagacttgtttgttttccaaatcaaaatttattaaaaatctttgctcgtcttgtggaatgCTCGCAAACCGGGTTACTCGCAGTCCGAGGTTCCAATGTATAAATAATAGAGAATCATATAATATCGCCtttacagtcaccagatcttggAGGAACACGTTATCCAGTTGTTAGACAGTTCTTTCAAATACAATAAACGATGATCGTAACTTGAAGTACCTGGGAAATTTTTGTTATCTAGGattcacactctcacacacacaatagtcCTTATTAACATATTTAGGTTTAACGTAGAACtggattgttcaaaatggattgcCTCATACCATTATAACATTCAGCCATACTGTGAACTTTGCTCTTATTTATAGTCCATGTTACTGTAAGTTACACTGTGTTGTCAGCCATGAACTTCATGCTATCGGAGGTAGATATTTATGTACAGGCATGCACTTCAGGCTTTCATTAACTTCAGTGTTGTAAAGAGAAACATTGACTTATCAAATACATTTTCTGTAAAGAGTCATTTCTTGTGTACATGCAGTATGGTGTTCTGCCAAAACCTACTATAACAAGGAAATGAGGACTTGAGGATCCGGAACACTTCAAAacacaagtgaaaaaaaagtatggcCTCCTGGATTAAGGTCCACATTAGTCTCACAACATACACTAATCAGTCAGCATGCAAAACAGTTCTGACGTAATAATATAAGTActttaaaagaaacaacaaataaaGAGGAGCAACCAAACCAGTTTCACCAGGTCAGTGTTAAACGTACCCTGAGGGCCTGTCTTATGAATCCATTGGTGTACCACTTTCTTTTCTATACAGTTTCCTGAAAACAAACATAACATTTTCTACTTTGAAGTGCATGCAAGGAGATAACAGTGGGCTACACAAAAGGGTAATGTTCAGTCATGGTattcctgatttaaaaaaacaagctaaatTTACCATCAAAAGCACAAAACCATCAACAGCCATGAATACTGAGAcgtaatacatatatatatatatatatactgtgtatatagatggatagatagatagatagatagatagatagcaattataaaaaaaatatatatattgtatttcataacttgatttattattaagtcattacaaaaacatttcacattttCAAACATCAGTATTCCACCAGAACAATTTAAAGTTACAGAATAATATTTTCATGCAAGAAATAAAGTATGTTATGTAAGCGACCGAAAGCAGTTCATATAAAACTGCCAAATTGTGCCTGACACTAaagactttgttttattaattattgtttactGGGTTTtataggttttttgtttgtttgtttttgaaggCATTCTTCTTcaacatttatttgcatgtgcctaacattctacaatttaaaataatactataGAAAGCAGAAAacaataattaatgaaacaaggtcataaaaaaatatagtctCGGGtacaattaaaagaaatgtaaaaagacATTAGCTTCTtagttttacttcttttttcatGCATTCAAAACCTAGAAGCTccctttagttttttatttttctaaaaagtggTCTTTTACATAAAATGCTTTCTTTTCTGTCCTACAAATATTTTCCTgcttatatatacactaccagtcaaaaccTGAGAAATGAATACTGAAGGAATACAAACTGTTAAAAagtgttacatttatttaaatttaccaaaataataaaataaaaaataaaaataaataaataactaactaataataataataataataataaaacaaaataaaaatatacaaataacagtaacaattaaataaagataataCTGTAAAGCACCAcagggttatatatatatatatatatatatatataaaacagggTTATAAcagggttttatatatatataacagggTTAGTtatactgatcggaagatcggcagttcgatccccagctccaccaggttgccactgttgggcccttgagcaaggtccttaacccttaCTGCTCcagggcgctgtatcatggctgaccctgggatatgcgaagaaggaatttcactgtgctgtaatgtatatgtgacaaataaaggcttaacttaacaaaaaaaaattaagggtaGACAGGATCACagtgtaaacataaaaaattaaattctcaAATATATCAACTTCACTATGATCTCCAGTCTATTTTTCATATGATGCATTCTCAATCACAGTTTAAGTGTAGGACATTAAGTATCTTTCCATAACCACAGTATCATAAGTACTGCTGTAACTATACCAACAGTTATGAGGGAGAATTTCTTATTAGTAGTATCTCCTAAAAGACATATCCTGGGTGAAAATGGAATATTTAATCCCAGACGTCCACCTAGATTATCTTAACAAAGATTTCTAAAAGGGTTTAATCTTTGTACATTCCCATAAAGCATGAAAGTATGTGCCAATCTCTTGTTCATATTTCCAGCATTTATTGTCATTCAAACATCCCATTCTAAAAAGTCGAACTGAAGTGTAATAATACCTATGTAGTACCTTATCCTGGATAAATTTACCTcttgcttattttatatatcttCCATTATGGGAAAGAATCCTGTTCTAAGTTTCTTTATCTATATGTCTCTTTCCCAAATCAATCTCAAGTTTTCACAAGTTTTCACAGTCTTTGAACAGAGCTgataaaatgtactgtagatgccTTTTAAAGGTCTGTACAAGTATTTTAGGAAATGAAGGTCAGTCAATCCAAAAGATCTTAAGAACTTTGAATGTACACTTAAGTTCAGTAGCCAAAAACCATCAATCCCCATGATGAAACTTGTGAAGACCAAGAAGACCAAAAGAAGAccaagagctacctctgctgcagaggataagtttattagaatgGTCAGCGATGTTTAAACATACACTGCTTAGATGAGTCAAGCCTTCATGGTCGATTTTTTGTCAAAGAAACCATTACTGTTCTTTGGTCAAAATAGTCcaaatttaagatttttgttttgctttgctgGTGATACTGTTGGTGACTAAGTCAAaattaatattcaattattcataccttacagcacagtgaaattattattttttgcatatcccagttaggaagctggggtcagagcgcaacatcagccaggatacagcatcCCTGGTGCAAAtggggttaaggaccttgctcaaggactcAACAGTTCTCTCCaacccccaaccttctgatcagtaacacaGTAACTAACTGTTTTAGCCTAAAAATTGAAGGCATACATCACCAGCATGGCTCCCACAACATTTTGCAGAGACATGCCATCCCATCTGGTTTCCACTACATTTCTGTTCCAACAAGGATaattatccaaaacacacatcAAGGTTATGTATAGTAAGAGCTGTTTGTCCAAGAAGAAGCATCTAAATCCAGTTAAGGTGGTTTGGGAGGAGTTGGAAGTCTTTTTATGCCAACCGGATTCCCCAATGACAGTCAGTTTCAATGACAATGGTGTCCTGGGTCATGACCTTTGAGGTTAGTAATATATACCTAGAAATCGTGATTGAactaatattattaaaacatatgtGTAATCAGAAACTACCAGTACTACTACCGTGGCACTACCAGGGTGATACCGGTAGCCACCAGTCACTAGTAGAAGTTTGAAATAAAAGGGAGTAGATTTATCTtattcagctctttgtttaaaaacttttgtatgatgattttttttgtggcacAATCATGTCTGagtctgagaaaaaaaacactgctcgAGGCGAAGTGCATGCTTTACATTTTTGCAGTAAGGTTAACTCTGGGTCAGATCATAATGGATTTTAACGGCTGCTATATATTGGGTTGTCCATGGCATTGCTTGTAACTAAACACCCACACtgtgcgctttttttttttttttcaggaacacAATACAACCATTCTCTAACAGTTGTGGCCAGAATCATATTTCCTACCAAGCCTACTTTCTGCTCAACTAAATCAGACTCTAAAACACAGTAAAGACAGTTGTAAAAATGTCACAGTGACGCCCCATCGCTGTGACCCCGGCCGCTTTTAACTCTTTCTTAtcattctttaagaaaatctaTACACATGGAAAAATACTGCAGTTCAAATGCTGACCAAACAAACACACCCAAAACAGTCACGCAACCGCCGACTGTGGCTTAAGTAGTTAGAATTACATCCTGTTTAGCCAAATATTGCAGCAACACCTGCACATGCTCTATCAATGCAGATACCTGACTGCGAGAAATTTATTCAGAAATTATGTTTATAATCTACAATAATTACCTACAAGTACACAATGCATGGGAATGGTTAGAAGTAGCCTCAGTGTTGTGTCATAATGCAAAgttgacatatatatatatatatatatatatatatatatatatatatatatatatatatatatatatatatatatacaagatGACTTACATAATTAACGCATAAAATTGCATAATATATTCTACGGAATTATCGTAAATTATAGTCACTGGCCACTTTGGTATGTACACCAGTACTGGCTTGGACTTATTGTAGTCCTGACTTATTTCTCCATAGcattttggtccatattgataTGACACAGTTACTGCAGATTTTCTTGGTTGCACATCCATGATGAGAACCTCCCGTTCCACTACATCCCAAAGCCTCTCTCTTAAGTTGAGATTTGGTGACTGCATGCACATTAAACGCACTGTCATGTCCATGAAACCATTTGAGATGATTTTTAGTTTTGTGAAATGGCACATTGCTTTTCAGCATATCTCAGTTATAATGAGATGTTAATTGGATTACTATGAGCTGGAACCCATTTGcgcattctcctctgacctctagcatcaccAAGGCATTGTCATCCGGagaactgctgctcactggatactgtatattctctttttcagaccagCCTGtgtggcaccaacaaccatgctacattcaaagtcacttaaatgtTCAGTTAAAGGTCTACATGATgaaatgcattgagttgctgccatTGGAAAGTTATTAAGTCGTGGAAAAGGCGTAACTGATTCAGTTCAATTTTGTCCATCACTATTTGAAGTGTTGGCTTCAGCCTTTtatctttgtatttttattttaaaaaattgtatatattataaaaggagaaaaaaaatcattgttatAAATCTggtatggtggcttagtggttggaaCTGTGGCTTTACATCTCCAGGATCGAGAGTTTAATTCCCATCTCAGGTCTTTGGATGGACTCCTGGTGAGTTTCCTTCATTTATTCCAGTTTCTGCTCATAGTCTAAAAGACTATGCATTTGTCAGTGAGGGTATGAGTGTCTGtacttgtgccctgcaatggattggccccTTGTCCAGGAaggtaccctgcctcgtgcccaagTCCACTTGGATTGGCCCTaggcctcccatgaccctgttcaGTATAAGTGATATCAAGCATGAGTGAGAATGAGTGTTCAAGTTCAATCTCAACTTTTTCCCTTCTCTCACTGTTCACTTTTTACACCACGTTTTATCATTTAATAGGCATGATGCTGAAAAGAGGGTGAGGCCAGTCATGTCCAAGAGGGTATTTTATTAATTGACATTAGAGTATAGAGcatatttaacactatttgaaaTGTATCTAGCGTAAACATATtcaggaaaaataaatgctggattatcagagagagagagaacgtgcCTGACGAGCGGATCGTGTTTAAATCACAATGTGTTAATAGATAAAGTTTAAACACAATGACCCCCTGAATTGCCACCTGACACCTGGCTCCAGTAGCACTGTAATTTTCCAGGCATCCATCACGCCCTGGGTAAACTCCAGCACATTTAACAATAGAATCAAAGACACGGCGGTGCAAACATGGACCTGCCCAGATATTAACCTTTACCAACATGGTTGGTTGGTAAAATCTGGTTCTGCTGTAAACACGGAAAAAGgttaaaacaggtgaaaaattatgaaatctctaagttaaatgttaaaaacagcCCAGGTTTATTAGAGAATATCTATATTTCTAATTTAACGTAGTACGTATATGTACTATAGTGAACTTAGTTCTAGTCATCACATGGCATAgcaaatatactcagcaaaaaactttttcaggactgtgtatttcaacaataatgttgtaaaaatccaaataactttacagatcttcattgtaaagggtttaaacaatgttttccatgcatgttcaattaaccataatcaattaattaacatgcacctgtggaatggtcgttaagaccttatcagcttacagaaagtaggcatttaaggtcacagttctaaaaacgcaggacactaaagagacttgtctaccgactgtgaaaaacacccaaagaaagacacccagggtccctgctcatctgtgtgaacgtgcattaggcatgctgcagggaggcatgaggactgctgatgtggctagggcaataaattgccatgtccgcactgtgagacgcctgagacggcgctacagggagacaggaaggacagctgatcatcctcgcagtggaagaaaacgtgtaacaacacctgcacaggatcggtacatccgaatatcacacctgcgtgacaggtacaggatggccacaacaactgcccgagtcacaccaggaacacacaatccctccatcagtgctcagactgtccgcaataggcagtccatgaggaggagatgcactgcagtacttcaagcagctggtggccacaccagatactgactggtacttttgattttgagcctcccttcattcagggacacattgggaaacatttttagtttatgtcttatggtgttgactcttttagtgttcatacaaatatttacacattaagtttactgaaagtaaaaacagttgaacgtcagaggacgtttctttttttgctgagtgtacaTACAGTCCCGAATACAGTCCCAAATTCGCAAGCGACTCCTCCCAAGATGACTCGCAGTATAGGAAACATTCGATTTTTTAGACCCGACTATGAACGCTGTCATGTAGATACTCAAAAACTCGAGAAGAACGAGACACATCCTTTTAACCCCAAATGTACACATTGTTTAAGTTTTGAATTGTAACGTCAATGTTGTGAACCCTGAGAAGATCCACACAGACATGGAGAAACATGCATAGAGCctccagacagacagaaaccAGAGTGACCAAGTACCCAAGCCACAGCCCTGACCTACAACCTACATGACCTACATCCTACATCCAGATGCCCTAATAAGTGTGAAATACTGATGCGTATCTCACtaactcattgtctataccgctttatcccaaGTAAAGGTCaccggggcctggagcctatcccaggagacttagggcacgaggcggggggtacaccctggacagggtagattgttttttaaaattaggtATCTGCTCTTCATAACAGggtattttatactttttattaaaaaaaacctaaacctaaAATTGTTTAAACTGTCTGGTCCCAGCAGGCTTGGATCTGTGTGAGCTTGACACAACAGCTCTTTTGAGCTTTTGGTCTTATCTGAGGGTTCTTGCCTAAAATGAAGTGGGGGGGGAAGAaaagaggaggaaaagaaaaaaagcattagaTATGgagaacagaaagagagagagagagagagagagagagagagaattagggGTCATTGTTTCGTTGTGTTGCAGAGACCCTGTGGTCACTTTCCCAAGTGGGTTTGGTTTCCCATAAAGGGGGAGGGGATCAAGTTCCTAAAACACAATCCTCCTGCTTGAAGCAATGCAAGAGTATCACAATAATGCTCCACACCTCCCTATCGGCCCCCCTTTATTAATGCGAAGCTGACAAATTACTTGTAGTGCTAATGAGCATCTTGCCCTTGAATTATAGTCGACTAGCATAAGTAAAAGTCTTTGataggaaaagagtttgtagaaatagttaaaaggttgaaGCTGAAAATAAgttgatcagctttaatgtaatgagTGATATTATTgtttcaggttaaagcccacgtacatgtctccgtctgtctttctgtacggcaggactctctgtctaacttctTAATGCAAAGAAACAAAAGTTTGTAGGGTTAAATATCTTATGAGGCGACACgctggcgtagtggttagcactgtcaccctgtgcctccagggtctgggttttaTTCCCacatctggtctgtgtgtgtggcgttTGCATGTGTTCTGCAtactcggtgggtttcctccaaagactctggtttcctcccacaggacaaagacaagcagattaggctaattggcgttcccaaattgcccataatgagTAAATAAgcgtgttagtgtgtttatgtgtgagtgccctgcaatagattggcacttCATCCAAGTTACTTTTCTTTCgttgtcagccaaatacactccctgttcggtaatcggtgTGTGAATCAAGGATAAGAAATCGGAAAAATTGattaaacagattaaatttTGTCTTAGAACAACTTCAGCGCTTTTATTTCAGCGGTAAAAATGTGAACTAatttcagtaaaaatattcagtttagggttttttttacatgtaaattgATATCTATTGCTGcaggtgtttatttacattgaacaagtaggttattttaaagtagattattcaATCCGGCACATAATTgttcataacattgcttttactcaacattttaaattcattgATGGTGCAGGTCAAACATCCGGCAGATATCTAAGTGCATATTTTGaaagtttcattcaattctgtccagcagtcgatttaagacgcgcccacagtttgatGGAGGCGCAGTACGCTGTCGAAACTTGCGGTTTAGAATCTGGCACagaactgctcataacttcacttctactcaatattttgatttaatttatgacGTAGGTTTAAGTTCAGGCAAATAccgaaggactggcaaagtttcattcaattctgtctagccagttttgcgtgatgctgtgacgaAATCTGggcagacatacagatatacagacagacaaaaaatttTCTGAGCCTTTGGTTTccggtcctccaatgtatgaaacgtgaaGATATCATTGTAGAGCAAGTTCtgatcaatgtacagacaaaacatttcttCTATTCATATGAAtgacaagtttttttctttcttcgttTGCATTTGTTAATTGTGCCAGAGAAACTCTGGCGGGACATGAGGGATTGAGGTGTCAAAGGCGTCTCATTCCAACCAAGCTCaacttgttttcctttttttgcttttagtgCACAATTTCTGAGTCTAAAGCCAAATCCTTATTCCTTGTGCTAATTTGTCTTGTACTGAACTTGTGCAAACATCTGTACATCAGGAAATCAGGATGTTCTCATTTTCATAAAATGACTTTACAATGTGTTAATAGACTGTTGTGTAAATCTGCTTGGCACAAAAGCACGTCCTAAAAGTCctgtctattttttatttttgttttgttttcattttctctctctttttagcaggacttctctctgtctgtcctgaAAATGGTCTTCAAGCCTAATGTAAAGAGAcaatctgctttaaaaaaatccacagaAAGGTTTCCTGTAATCACTGCAGCATGATTAAAATGCAACTTATCTCGCAGTAAGATTAATAGCTGCCCTAAAGGAAACACATGTGAATGTTATTTATCATGCTCAGCTGTCAGGGGTAAATTATCTGTCATGCTTTTTGCTGCCACCTGTAGGGCAGACGTGGGCACATGGGCATTCTGACATTTGTAATTTACAAGCAGTATGGCAATTTCATTTACACGGAAATGTCCTATGTAATACGTTTGgacaattaaaggagttcctgggaggccagggttttacACATGAAGCATGGCTCCGGAAtactgaggaaactttctaccttgatggtatccaaacactatataaggaagttttttttttcccctcatggcTGTGATTCTGCaaccaaaagtcccggtttgatttgaacaccgcTTGTATTTAGCATGATAAAATAGTACGTAGTACACCATCTGGATAAACATTGGGGCCAGCATGTTAAATATTTACTCCATCGTCATGAGATAACTGATCCACAGTCTACTTAGGTGCTGAGGGCTCTCAGAAAAGTTTGATATTTTCTCAACTTACCTGATTACGAAAAATATAGGGTTGAGGCTCTAAACCACTAGTGAGCCTAACTGATATGCCTTTAagtataaagaaagaaagaaaatgtaaaagtagcaAAAGGTTCTTTAAAAACATACAGTTAACTGCCTAACTTTATAtattggatggatagatggatggatggatggacagacaaATGAGGGGTTCATTAgccaagattttttatttatggtgaAGACTTTACTCAGTCCTCTGCCAGAATACACAGGTACTCAATATagtatttcattattattagattattgtattatttgattattgtattgtgaaaaaaaaaaattaagcattcTCCAT
Proteins encoded:
- the sptssb gene encoding serine palmitoyltransferase small subunit B; this encodes MDVKNMREYIGWLYYQYLLITGIYVLEPWEKSIFNTVLFTMVAMVVYTSYVFVPVHVRLALEFFSGLCGEQPESTIALMN